A region of Jonquetella anthropi DSM 22815 DNA encodes the following proteins:
- a CDS encoding NUDIX hydrolase, with translation MERLLESRTVYHGKILDLKVDTVQVVERNNRQTTREVVVHRPAVGLIALGPGGVVLVKQFRYPLGRSVLEIPAGLIEPGESPADAARRELREETGFDAGTLRLIRPVYTSPGFCDEVIYLFLAKDLRRAPLAPDVDEVIELETLTFGQVEELLRSPEPLDGKTLAGLSWLCAFREEL, from the coding sequence ATGGAACGCCTTCTCGAAAGCCGAACGGTTTACCACGGCAAGATACTGGACCTAAAAGTTGACACCGTTCAGGTGGTGGAGCGGAACAACCGCCAAACGACCCGCGAGGTGGTCGTCCATCGGCCGGCCGTCGGGCTGATTGCCCTTGGGCCTGGCGGGGTTGTATTGGTCAAGCAGTTCCGCTACCCGCTCGGCCGGTCGGTGCTGGAGATCCCCGCCGGTCTCATTGAGCCGGGCGAAAGCCCTGCCGACGCGGCCCGCCGGGAGCTTCGGGAGGAAACGGGGTTTGACGCTGGAACGCTGAGGCTCATCCGCCCGGTCTACACTTCGCCTGGGTTCTGCGACGAGGTCATCTACCTGTTCTTGGCGAAGGATCTGCGCCGCGCGCCTCTGGCCCCCGACGTCGACGAGGTGATCGAGCTGGAGACCTTGACGTTCGGCCAAGTGGAGGAGCTTTTAAGGTCGCCTGAACCGCTGGACGGCAAGACGCTGGCGGGACTGTCGTGGCTCTGCGCGTTTCGAGAAGAACTGTAA
- a CDS encoding LptA/OstA family protein codes for MRKSVLAALAVLLFCATPARCSQMTLTAEKLDYDMDSGHGTAAGKVTLVREGLTVTSDRAEAWSKEKKVHLWSNVKGSGVQDGTPFTFSAEDATADFSVPGNGYHMKGNVLLQRGQQYLDAAEADVREGKFWAKQVARLADEKQKTELKCDAVNGQYDDGGVLSAEAKGNAYLRHKDEKDVLTEIWGDVMTYDRTKDIVTVTGNARAVQQDRTLKANRLLYSISSGKLTAVGGTQIVVDVPEQTQKKPAQPAQPAKPAKPAQGKKKVKR; via the coding sequence ATGAGAAAAAGCGTTTTAGCTGCCCTAGCTGTGTTGCTGTTCTGCGCCACACCGGCCCGTTGTTCGCAGATGACCCTGACGGCAGAGAAGCTGGACTACGATATGGATTCAGGTCACGGGACGGCGGCCGGCAAAGTAACGCTCGTCCGAGAAGGGCTGACGGTCACGTCAGACCGGGCCGAGGCGTGGTCGAAGGAGAAAAAGGTTCATCTGTGGTCCAACGTGAAGGGCTCGGGCGTCCAAGACGGGACGCCGTTCACGTTCTCGGCTGAGGACGCGACGGCTGATTTTTCCGTGCCGGGCAACGGATATCACATGAAAGGCAACGTCTTGCTTCAGCGCGGACAGCAGTACTTGGACGCGGCCGAGGCGGACGTGCGGGAAGGAAAATTCTGGGCAAAACAGGTGGCCCGGCTGGCGGACGAAAAACAGAAGACTGAGTTGAAGTGCGACGCCGTCAACGGTCAGTACGACGATGGGGGCGTCCTGTCCGCCGAGGCGAAGGGGAACGCCTACCTGCGTCACAAGGACGAAAAGGACGTCCTGACGGAGATCTGGGGCGACGTGATGACCTACGATCGGACGAAAGACATCGTGACCGTGACCGGGAACGCCCGCGCAGTTCAGCAGGATCGGACGCTGAAGGCCAATCGGCTCCTTTACAGCATTTCATCGGGGAAGTTGACCGCTGTCGGAGGCACGCAGATCGTTGTCGACGTGCCCGAGCAGACTCAAAAGAAGCCGGCACAGCCTGCTCAGCCAGCCAAGCCGGCTAAGCCAGCGCAGGGAAAGAAGAAAGTGAAGCGATGA